A single genomic interval of Mesotoga infera harbors:
- a CDS encoding F0F1 ATP synthase subunit epsilon, translated as ELLEVSKSRRERARNEAKLQRHMLRIKIGSRG; from the coding sequence GGAATTGCTTGAAGTCAGCAAATCCAGGCGTGAACGCGCCAGAAACGAGGCGAAACTTCAGCGGCATATGCTGAGAATCAAGATTGGCTCGAGGGGATAA